AGTACCGCGCTCACCTCGTCCACGCTCCCGCTCAACAAGCGATCGCTCGCCGACAACGCCCACTGCTGGGCGATGTGCGGGAGCCGCGCGGGGACGTCGCGCCAGGGATCGAGCGTGACGACGACGATCGGTACCGTGTCGCGCCGGGAGTGCGTGCGCGCCTCACGCAGCTGGTGCACCAGCGTCGGACAGATATCGGCGCAGTGGGCAAAGGCGAAGGTCACGATGACCGGGCGCCCGCGCCACGAAGCGAGATCGAACTGGGCGCCCCTTTGGTCGATGAGGACGAGCGCCGGCGCGGCCACATCGAGTCGGGCAATCGGTGCGGCCGCCGCACGCGGAGCGAAGACGTCGCCGCGCATGAGCGCGAGGGCGCCGCTCACCCGGTCGGCAGCTGCAACCGACCCGGCCATGACGGCGAGCGCCACGGCCGCCATCGCTCCCTGGCCCCACCATCGCCGGGCCAGCCACGACAGGTCGTCGCGGAGCGCACGTCCCCAGACCGCCACGAGCACGCCCACCATGCCCAGCGGCTCACCCACCAGCAAGACCCACCCGCCGGCCGACGGCAGCCCCGAGTCGGTGGCACCAAAGCAGGCCGCGCGCGTGCGCAGGACCCACGTTGGTGCCTCCATGCCCACCGGGTACAACGCAAGCGCCCACCACCCGATCGTGATGGCGATGATGAGCGCCAGCGTGACGGCGGCCGCACCGCGCCCGGGGAAGATCCCCCGGACGCGACCGTCACCTGCAACGTTTACCGTGTGTGTCACCCGACTTTCCATAACACGCTCAACAGCTTCCAGTTGGTGAAGTAGTACACCACGAAGGCCGCGAGAAATGTCCCGACCAACGCGGCCGTTCCCGGCGTCGGCCCAACCCAGCTCGGCGCCTCGCGGTGCAGGCGTTCGTTGACCTCGTCGACGTTAGGCACATGCGTCGGCGGGTTGGTGAGTCCCTGTGGAATGCCGGCGACCGCCACACCGCGGACAACTTCTCCCACCGGTTCGCCCAGGAAGACCGACTTCACCGCGATCGCGATGAAGAGCAACGCCCCGGTGACCGCCATGATTCCACCGATTCCCATCACCGCCAGCACCAGGTCGACCGCCGGGTTGAATTGCACGCTGAACGGCGCCGAGGAGAAGGAGATATCCCAGTGCCGGCGCGGAACACCGAAGCTTCCGGCGAAGGTCATCCCCATCGACAGGAGCAACATCCCGAGTGAGAAGAGATACGGCTGCCACCGCGCCGCCCCCCAGAACGCCACCTTGCGACGGAAGACGAGCGGGAGGAGGTAGTAGGTCGCCGCCATGAAGGCCATCGCCGTCCCGCTCACCACCGTGGCGTGGAAGTGCCCCGGGATGCGCATCGTGTTGTGGGCGATGATGTTGATCTGCTCGGTGCCAATGGTGACGCCGGTGATCCCACCCACGAACCCGAAGACGATGACCGAGAAGACCATCCCGCTGAAACCAGGGTCGCCCCACGGCGCGCGCCGCAGCCATCCAAACAGCCCCTGCGTGTGCCCGCGCAACCGCATCCCCAGCTCCATCCCGGCCGGCACGGTAAAGCCATGGATCATGGAGGCCAGCACCGCCATGTACATGAAGTAGGAGGTGTTCACCACCTTCCACGCCGGGCCGAATCCCGGATCGACGAGCAGATGGTGCGCCGAGGCCATCGAGATGAACAGCACGTAGAGCACGAAGGCCGAGCGGCTCACCTTCTCGTTGAGCACCACGCCGCCCACCGTCAGCGCCGAGAGCATGTACCAGACCGCCACCATCGCCGCGACGTTGATCTGCTGCGACGAATGGCCCAGCCCCCACCAGATCATCCGATAGATCTGCGGATCGACCGAGTCAATCACGCCGATCGACCAGAGGAAGGTGGGGATGTAGATGAGGGCGCCGTGCAGCAGCGTGATCACCGCGATGATCGCCGCCGTCACCGCGCCGTAGACCACCAGCGGGAGCGAACCTTCATACGTCTTCTCGCGCTTGGCGATGACCAGCGTGGCAAAGAACTGCGCCACGACCAACAGCGCGCCGACGGCGAAGAAGATGATGCCGAGGTAGAACAGCGGGTGCGCCTTGAGCGGCGGATACGACGTGAAGAGCACGTCCGCCTTGCCGCTCCACTGCATCCACTCGACCATGAGCGTGCCGACCAGCATCAACCCGAAGTTCACCCACCCCAGGCGAGGGGCCGCCGGTCGCGCATTGATCAGCGCGGTGGAGGTGAACCAGAGCACCGCCATCTCGAAGTAGATGATGAAGAAGATCAGCATGTTCATCCCGTGCACCCCGAGGATGCGGTAATACCACACCGCGGGGAGCAGGTGCACCGCCTGCCAGCGGGTGAGCACGAGCAGGAGCGCGGCGATCGCCCCGATCAGGAGCGCGACGACGGCCACCACGGCATTGGCCTTGACCAGCGCCTCGGCCTGGTGATGAATGCGACGCCCGGTGAACTGGCAGGTGCGGAACGGATCCGCGAGAGTGGCGACGCTCATGGCGTGGCTCCGTTGCTGAGGCGGGCGTTGGCGTTGTCGGCGACGGGCTTGCCGGACTTGTCGAGGACGATCACACGCCCGACCATGGCGTGGTGGCCGATACCGCAGAACTCGTTGCAGATGATGCGGAAGTCGCCCGCGGTCGTCGGCGTGACCTCGAGCGCGTAGTCATAGCCTGGCGAGATCGCGAAGTTCACGTTCAGCGGATACAGGCTGAAGCCGTGGTTCACGTCGAGCGCCGACAGGTGCAACCGGTACGTCTCCCCCTCCACCAGCTGCAGGATGGGGTACCACTGAAAGGTGAGCGCCGTGAGGTAGACGTCGCTCCCCGCCGGGGGCTGCACGATCGGCAGCCCGCGGTCTTCACCGACCTTGTACTGCTTGGCAAACTCCAGCGTGCGCGCGTAGAAGGCGCGCGGCTCCACCTTGCGCCGGATGCCCGAGGGATTCTGCCCGCCGCGCCAGTGCCACAGCGGCATCATGGCGAAGAGCACCATGCACCAGGCGAAGGCGATGGCCACCCAGATCTTTTCGGCACGATGCGCTGGCTTCCACCAGATACCCTCAGGCGCGTCGAGCCCCGTATGCACTTTGGTCAGCATGGTGGGCCTCAGGGAAGTGTGCCTTTCGGCATGGACAGGATCTCCCACATCCCCCACCCGGTGTACACGACGAACATCACCACCACGCCCAGCGCGAGCAGGAGAAAGACGTTGTCGAAGAGGCGCTGCATCAGCGGCGGCGACTCGTCAGGCACAGGAACACGGTCGGACACGGGAGACCTCATGCGTGCTGAGGGTGGTACAGCGGCTACCCGACGCGTTTTCGGGGAGCGGGAGAACGGCGTTTCGGCTTGCGTGTGACGTCGGCGGCGGGGCCGCGCGATGGCGTGCGTTGCTCGTGCGGCGCGATGTCGTGGCTGGGCGCCATGCGCGGCTGATCGGCGATCTCGCCCAGCAGATCAGCCACGGTGGTCTCGCGAAAGAACATCTGCTGCGCCGCGGAGACGGCCTCCCACCGCGGATGCGCCGAGCACGGGTTCTTCCAACCACAGGTGGCGCGCCCCAACAGGCACTTGCGCTCGCTCACCGCGCCAAACGGTGCGGCGATGTCGCCAAGCGTGATATCGCGCGCGGCGCGCGCGAGTCGGAATCCGCCGCGCGGGCCGCGCCCGGAGCGCAGCACCCCGGCCTGCGCGAGAATGTGCAGCGTCTTGGAGAGATAGTTGCGCGGGACGCGCAAGTCGGCCGCGATGGCATCGGCCGGCACCGGATCGTTGGTCCCGTGCTCGGCGACATGGAGGACGGCGCGAAGGGCGTATTGCGCGGTGCTGCTGAGCGGCATGACGCGGAACGGCAGGGGATCGCGGATGGTGGACCAGCCAACGTTGCATTTATCATGTGGATATGATAAAATCGCCGCAAGAGGGACTTTCGCCCCTCGGTTCCCCGTGCCGGGCCGTCATGCGCTCGCTCGAACGTCTCGCCCTCCGCGTCGTCCGCGCCCTCGACAGCGCGAGCCACCGCCTGCTCGGCTGGCGCTACAACCCGCTGCACCAGAGCGGGGCCATCGCCGTGGCGCTGCTCGCGCTCCTCATCATCACGGGGCTGTATCTCCTCATCATCTATCGGGTGAGCGCACCGTGGGAGTCGGTGGCGCGCCTGCAGGGCGACCCATGGCTTGGGCGCTGGATCCGCGGCGTGCATCGGTATGCCTCCGATGCCCTCGTACTCGCGGTCGGCGCGCATGTGCTGCGCCTCTTCGCCCAGGCGCGCAGTTGGGGGCCGCGCACGCTCGCGTGGACATCGGGAGTGATCCTGTTGCTGCTGCTCTTTACCAGCGGATGGACGGGATTCGTGATGGTGTGGGACACCTTCGGTGTCCAACTGGCGAATGCAGGCGCGCGCCTCCTCGACGTCCTCCCGATCTTTTCGGAACCGATCGCCCGCACCTTTGCCGGCGATCGCCCGGTCCCCTCGGCCTTCTTCTTCCTCAACCTCTTCCTGCACGTCGCCCTCCCGCTGGGTGCCGGCGCCGGGATCTGGCTCCACGTCTCGCGCATCGCGCGCCCCACGCTCCTCCCACCGCGTCCGCTCCTGTGGGGCATCGTCGCTGCGCTGGTCGCGCTCGCGGTCGCACTCCCGGCGCCACTCCCGCCGCGTGCCGATCCGTTCGTCGTCCCGGGGCAGGTGCCGCTCAACCTATTCTATGCGTTCTGGGTCCCGCCGGCTGGCAGGCTCCCGGTGTGGTGGGCGTGGGGAGGGGCGATCGCGACCTTCGCGCTCGCGCTGCTGGTACCGCGCCTCACGCGCCGCCCGCGCGAGGGGTCGTGGGCGCCGAGCGTGGTCGATCCGCGCCTGTGCACCGGCTGCAACCAGTGCCCGCAGGATTGCCCGTGGGAAGCGATCACCATGCGCGAGCGCGACGATGGACGCCCGACACTCGTGGCGCATGTCGATCCCGCGCTGTGCGTGAGCTGCGGGATCTGCGCCGGCTCGTGCGCGCCTATGGGCGTGGGTCCCGTGCACCGCACCGGGCGCGACCAACTCGTCGACATCCGCGCACTGGCGCGCGACGTCCTCGACGTCACCGGTCGCCGCCAGTGCTCGTCGCCATCTGCTGCGAGAACGCCGCCGCCACCCCAGCTCGACCTGCTGCGGCGCGAAGGGGCGATCATTCACCCGGTCACCTGCAGCGGCAACCTGCATTCCTCGGTGGTGGAGCTCGCGCTGCGCGGCGGCGCAGCCGGCGTGATCCTCTTTTCGTGTCCGCCCCGCGATTGCCGCGGGCGCGAAGGCCCCACCTGGCTCGACGCACGCCTGTTCCACGAGCGCGAGGCGGAGCTGCAGGCGCGCGTCGATCGCCGCCGTCGCGTCGGCGACGATGGCGGTGGGCGACCTCGCAGCCACCGATGTCGGAGTTCCGGCGGTTCCGGGCGCTCGAACGTCCGTTAGGCGTGCTGTCCCGGTCGAGCTCGGCGATCTGGACGCGATCTGCGAGCCGTGCCCCCCGCCGCCACCCAGGGGGGCTCGTGAGCCGCGACCTCCCGCGCCTGCTGCCGGTCGTCGCCGCAACCATCGCCGCCCTGCTCCTCGTGCTGCGCGCCGCGTCGTTTGTCCCCATGACCGACGCGCGCGGCGAGTCGGCGTGGGTCCGGCTGTCGTGGAGCGCACGCCCCGAGCGCATCGAGCAGTGCCGTCGCCTGTCGGATGCGGAACTCGCCGAGCGTCCCGAGCACATGCGCCTGCGGCTGGAGTGCGAGGGGCGCTTTGCCCGCTACCTGTTGCAACTGACGGTTGACGGCACCGCCGCGCTGGCCGACACGGTGCAGGGCGACGGGTTGCGGCACGACCGCCCCATGCACGTGCTGCGCGAGCATCCGCTACACCCCGGCGCCCGCCGCCTCAGGCGACCCTCGTTCGATTGGACTCGACCACCGCCACCGCTGGGGACTCGCCCGCCGGCGAGCAGGGTACGGTGCTCGGGGATCGCGAAACACGCGAGCGAGAGGAGCGCGTGCGCCGCACCGGCGAGTCCATCCCACCCCGCCTTTCGCTCGATACCACGATTACACTTGGAGCAGGGCGGGTCGTCCTCATCACCTATGACGGCACGCGCCGTACGCTGGTGGCGCGGACCGGGAGTGCGCCCCCATGACGTCGCTCCGGCCCTGCGATCGACCCCGCGCCAGGCGCCGCCCATGCGCCCTGGCACACGACCATCGTCATCGACATGGATCCGCCTGACATCACGTCCCTCGGCCTCCAACGACCGCGCCGTACGGCGGTGGCTGTACGCCACCATGCTCTCAGTCGTCGCCGTGCTCGTCGTCGGCGGGATCACGCGCCTAACGGAAAGCGGGCTGTCGATCACCGTCTGGAAGCCCATCACCGGCGTCCTCCCCCCGCTGTCCGAATCGGCGTGGTTGCACGCGTTCGAGCAGTACCAGCAGATCCCCGAGGCGCAGACCGTCCACGCCGGAATCACGCTCGACAAGTTCAAGTCGCTCTTCTTCTGGGAGTGGGCGCATCGCCTGGTGGCGCGACTGGTGGGGCTGGTCATCGCGATCCCGTTTTTTGTCCTCCTGCTGCGCGGGTGCATTCGCCCGTCGCTGCGGCTGCGCATGGCCAACCTTCCGCTCCTCGTGACCCTGCAGGGGGCGATGGGATGGTACATGGTGCAGAGCGGCCTGTCGGAGCGCACGTCCGTCTCGCAATACCGCCTCACCGCGCACCTCGCGCTGGCCATCATCATCTATGTCGTGGCGGCATGGACCGCCTTCCGCCTGCATCCGTCGAGCGAGTCGGACGCGGTCGCCATTGACCACACCACGCCTAACGGCGGCGCCGTCGCCCTCTCGGCGCTCGTCTTCGTCGTCATCCTCACCGGCGGCTTCGTGGCCGGACTCGATGCGGGGCTCGTCTACAACACCTTCCCATTGATGGGAGGGAGCGTTGTTCCGCCGACGTACGGCGACCTGGCGCCGATGTGGCGCAACTGGTTCGAGAATCCGGCGGCGGTGCAGTTCCATCACCGGACGCTGGCGCTCATCACGCTGGGCATCGCGCTCTGGTTTGCATGGCGGCGGCGGGCGGTGGCGAGTGACGCGGCCGCGCGGCGGGCGTGGATGTATGTGCAGCTGGCGGGTGTGCTGCAGGTGACGCTGGGTGTCGCGACGCTGCTGCTGCACGTCCCCATCTCGTTGGCGGCGCTGCACCAGGCGGGGGCGGTGGCGTTGTTGACGGCAACGATGTATGCGGGGGCGCGGGATGGGGTGGTGCGGAGTGGTCGCGCTGGCGCCTGACGTGTACTGCTCGGCACCGGAATTCCACTTGCCCTGCGCCGGGCATCGATCATCTTCGCGTGGTGCCCCTCGCCACCCCATCGACGTTCGACCGCTGACACGCACCCATGCCCCTCGTCGCTCACTCCTCGCTCCCATCCTTCGAAGACCTGCGCCGCGCCGGCCATGAGGTGCTGTCGCTCGACGGTGCGCTGCACCAGGACATCCGCGAGCTGCACATCGGCCTGCTGAACATGATGCCCGACGCGGCGCTGCGCGTGACGGAACGGCAGTTCCTGCGCATGGTGGGGAACTCCAACAAGATCGTGCAGATGTACGTGCACCTCTTCACGGTCCCCGGGCTCGAGCGCAACGAGGAGACGCGCGCCTACATCGACCGGCACTACACAACGTTCGACGCGCTGCGCGCCGAGGGGCTGGATGCGCTCATCATCACCGGCGCCAACGTCGCCAACCCGGCGCTCGACGAGGAGCCGTTCTGGCAGCCGCTCGAGGAGGTCGTCGAGTGGGCGTCGCAGCACGTGACGTCGGTCCTCTGCTCCTGCCTCGCCACGCACTCCCTCCTCAAGCACTTCCACGGGATCGACCGCGCGTTGCTGCCGAGCAAGCGCTGGGGGGTGTACGACCACCGCGTGACGAGGCCTGGGCACCCCCTGCTCCGCGACGTCAACACGCGCTTCAACGTCCCGCATTCCCGGAACAACGACATCGACCGCGCGCAGTTCGAGCGGGCAGGACTCACCGTGCTGGCCGAGAGC
Above is a window of Gemmatimonadota bacterium DNA encoding:
- a CDS encoding Rrf2 family transcriptional regulator, translated to MPLSSTAQYALRAVLHVAEHGTNDPVPADAIAADLRVPRNYLSKTLHILAQAGVLRSGRGPRGGFRLARAARDITLGDIAAPFGAVSERKCLLGRATCGWKNPCSAHPRWEAVSAAQQMFFRETTVADLLGEIADQPRMAPSHDIAPHEQRTPSRGPAADVTRKPKRRSPAPRKRVG
- a CDS encoding homoserine O-succinyltransferase, encoding MPLVAHSSLPSFEDLRRAGHEVLSLDGALHQDIRELHIGLLNMMPDAALRVTERQFLRMVGNSNKIVQMYVHLFTVPGLERNEETRAYIDRHYTTFDALRAEGLDALIITGANVANPALDEEPFWQPLEEVVEWASQHVTSVLCSCLATHSLLKHFHGIDRALLPSKRWGVYDHRVTRPGHPLLRDVNTRFNVPHSRNNDIDRAQFERAGLTVLAESAEGGVHLAVSADQFRIVYFQGHPEYDINSLLKEYVREAHRWFAGERDDVPPYPEHYVTDAAAAVIERWWDEARAARKAGATLPNFPEQDVVQLLDNTWGDSGKAFFNNWLGAVYKLTHRDRNGSSTMA
- a CDS encoding SCO family protein, with product MTHTVNVAGDGRVRGIFPGRGAAAVTLALIIAITIGWWALALYPVGMEAPTWVLRTRAACFGATDSGLPSAGGWVLLVGEPLGMVGVLVAVWGRALRDDLSWLARRWWGQGAMAAVALAVMAGSVAAADRVSGALALMRGDVFAPRAAAAPIARLDVAAPALVLIDQRGAQFDLASWRGRPVIVTFAFAHCADICPTLVHQLREARTHSRRDTVPIVVVTLDPWRDVPARLPHIAQQWALSASDRLLSGSVDEVSAVLDGWGVGRSRDGATGDINHAAVAFLVNAEGRLAARLDGDLDRMRELLRAS
- a CDS encoding cytochrome C oxidase subunit II, translated to MLTKVHTGLDAPEGIWWKPAHRAEKIWVAIAFAWCMVLFAMMPLWHWRGGQNPSGIRRKVEPRAFYARTLEFAKQYKVGEDRGLPIVQPPAGSDVYLTALTFQWYPILQLVEGETYRLHLSALDVNHGFSLYPLNVNFAISPGYDYALEVTPTTAGDFRIICNEFCGIGHHAMVGRVIVLDKSGKPVADNANARLSNGATP
- a CDS encoding COX15/CtaA family protein, with amino-acid sequence MSRDLPRLLPVVAATIAALLLVLRAASFVPMTDARGESAWVRLSWSARPERIEQCRRLSDAELAERPEHMRLRLECEGRFARYLLQLTVDGTAALADTVQGDGLRHDRPMHVLREHPLHPGARRLRRPSFDWTRPPPPLGTRPPASRVRCSGIAKHASERSACAAPASPSHPAFRSIPRLHLEQGGSSSSPMTARAVRWWRGPGVRPHDVAPALRSTPRQAPPMRPGTRPSSSTWIRLTSRPSASNDRAVRRWLYATMLSVVAVLVVGGITRLTESGLSITVWKPITGVLPPLSESAWLHAFEQYQQIPEAQTVHAGITLDKFKSLFFWEWAHRLVARLVGLVIAIPFFVLLLRGCIRPSLRLRMANLPLLVTLQGAMGWYMVQSGLSERTSVSQYRLTAHLALAIIIYVVAAWTAFRLHPSSESDAVAIDHTTPNGGAVALSALVFVVILTGGFVAGLDAGLVYNTFPLMGGSVVPPTYGDLAPMWRNWFENPAAVQFHHRTLALITLGIALWFAWRRRAVASDAAARRAWMYVQLAGVLQVTLGVATLLLHVPISLAALHQAGAVALLTATMYAGARDGVVRSGRAGA
- a CDS encoding cbb3-type cytochrome c oxidase subunit I; this translates as MSVATLADPFRTCQFTGRRIHHQAEALVKANAVVAVVALLIGAIAALLLVLTRWQAVHLLPAVWYYRILGVHGMNMLIFFIIYFEMAVLWFTSTALINARPAAPRLGWVNFGLMLVGTLMVEWMQWSGKADVLFTSYPPLKAHPLFYLGIIFFAVGALLVVAQFFATLVIAKREKTYEGSLPLVVYGAVTAAIIAVITLLHGALIYIPTFLWSIGVIDSVDPQIYRMIWWGLGHSSQQINVAAMVAVWYMLSALTVGGVVLNEKVSRSAFVLYVLFISMASAHHLLVDPGFGPAWKVVNTSYFMYMAVLASMIHGFTVPAGMELGMRLRGHTQGLFGWLRRAPWGDPGFSGMVFSVIVFGFVGGITGVTIGTEQINIIAHNTMRIPGHFHATVVSGTAMAFMAATYYLLPLVFRRKVAFWGAARWQPYLFSLGMLLLSMGMTFAGSFGVPRRHWDISFSSAPFSVQFNPAVDLVLAVMGIGGIMAVTGALLFIAIAVKSVFLGEPVGEVVRGVAVAGIPQGLTNPPTHVPNVDEVNERLHREAPSWVGPTPGTAALVGTFLAAFVVYYFTNWKLLSVLWKVG
- a CDS encoding cytochrome b N-terminal domain-containing protein, encoding MRSLERLALRVVRALDSASHRLLGWRYNPLHQSGAIAVALLALLIITGLYLLIIYRVSAPWESVARLQGDPWLGRWIRGVHRYASDALVLAVGAHVLRLFAQARSWGPRTLAWTSGVILLLLLFTSGWTGFVMVWDTFGVQLANAGARLLDVLPIFSEPIARTFAGDRPVPSAFFFLNLFLHVALPLGAGAGIWLHVSRIARPTLLPPRPLLWGIVAALVALAVALPAPLPPRADPFVVPGQVPLNLFYAFWVPPAGRLPVWWAWGGAIATFALALLVPRLTRRPREGSWAPSVVDPRLCTGCNQCPQDCPWEAITMRERDDGRPTLVAHVDPALCVSCGICAGSCAPMGVGPVHRTGRDQLVDIRALARDVLDVTGRRQCSSPSAARTPPPPQLDLLRREGAIIHPVTCSGNLHSSVVELALRGGAAGVILFSCPPRDCRGREGPTWLDARLFHEREAELQARVDRRRRVGDDGGGRPRSHRCRSSGGSGRSNVR